GCTTCAGGGCTCTCTCAAAGTTTTCAAGGTCAAGATATGCCGCCCGTTTTATCCTCTTGGCCTTGGCCGTGTCGTTTCCGAAATCCATCAGTTCAACGGTCAAGGGTTTTGGGAGGTAGTAAGTGTTCCCAAGATACGGAAAGGCCGAGCTTATCCTCGCTCCCCCCTTGAATGCCTCCAGCAGTTCCTCAACTGCCATCTGTCCATAGAGGAGAGAGACGGCATTGGCTATGGCCCCGAAGAGCGTGTCGGAATGTGGAATTTCCCGTAAAGCCCCCTTGGGCTTCAGCCGCACCACTCTGAACTTCGCCATCACCCGGCCTCCAGCCTGCTCTTCACCCCCGAGAAGAGCTCCTCAAAGTTCTTCAGAATTTCTGAAACTGGCTTTCCTTTGGCCCCATCTATCTTCACCTTCTGCCCCTCGTCCCCGGTTCTGTAGTACTCCGGGGTCTTGAACTCGACGGATTCAAACTCGAACTTCACCTTTCCATAGCCTCTAGAACCCGAACCGCCGAGGTAGCTGTCCTCGAGCAGGGCCATGGCCGTGAGGATGTTTCTCACATCGTCTTCCCACTGGTCGAGCCTCTCGACGTTGTAGATTATCTCGAACTCAAACTCTGTTCCGGCAACAACACGTTCAAACTGTCTTAGATTTGTTTTGGAAGTAATTCTGTCTATTGAAACCTCGGGCTTCACCTCAGTTAACTCATCCAGGGGCCTGCCTTTCCACTCTGGTGTGAGATGGAGGTCTCGCACTATCACTC
The Thermococcus radiotolerans genome window above contains:
- the csm3 gene encoding type III-A CRISPR-associated RAMP protein Csm3, which produces MEGRDRGFYGKIIFTGKLKAETGLKIGAGRNVAEIGGVDSPVIRDPLTHYPYIPGSSLKGRLRSLFEIYVNSNREKYNINTTENFFNKNIGTKENPINIHVCPDYESALNCPVCRLFGASGDKSNFPSRVIVRDLHLTPEWKGRPLDELTEVKPEVSIDRITSKTNLRQFERVVAGTEFEFEIIYNVERLDQWEDDVRNILTAMALLEDSYLGGSGSRGYGKVKFEFESVEFKTPEYYRTGDEGQKVKIDGAKGKPVSEILKNFEELFSGVKSRLEAG